The genomic stretch ATGGGATTTATTGAAGACATTAGAAAAAATGGCGGTGATATAAAGCTTTCCGACATGAAGCCCAAAATTTACAGAGTTTTTGATCTTTTAGGTTTTCCGACGTTATACGATATTTTGGATGAGGAAGCGAGGGCGTTGGAGAAATTTGGAAAATCCTAAGTGAAGCGCTTGTAGAATCTGAAACCGTAAACATGGGCCTAAAAAAAGAGGGTAAAAATCTTGCCTAAAACTCAGAAAGAGTATCAATTAAAGATACCAAGTCAATCCGATAACCTTGCGATAATTCGGGATGTCGTTGCCAAAGTTGCCAGCCGGGTAGGGTTTGATACGGATGAAGCAAGTAAAATCGAACTCGCCGTCGATGAGGCTTGCACGAATGTAATTAAACACGCCTATGCCAACAACTCAAACCAAATGATTGAAGTTTCAATCAAGGTCGATCAAAAGAAATTGATTATTATCGTTGCCGATAAAGGCAAGGGCTTTAATCCGGATGAAATAAAGCTGCCCGATTTAAATAAATCGATAAAAGAAGGACGTAAGGGGGGACTGGGTTTATGTTTGATAAAAACTTTGATGGATAAAGTTGAATTTGAAATAAAACCTGGCTCGAAAACTCAAGTTAAAATGATCAAGTATATTAGCTGACCCGCCAGTTGTCCATTCTCTATTTAGCAATCTCAAAATTGGTCCCGTGGAAAAAGTAACGAAAGAAGAAAAAAAATTCACCTATTTAGACGAGAAGCTTTACGAACTTCAGGCTTTATTTGATCTAAGCAAGGCCCTCAATTCC from candidate division KSB1 bacterium encodes the following:
- a CDS encoding ATP-binding protein, with translation MPKTQKEYQLKIPSQSDNLAIIRDVVAKVASRVGFDTDEASKIELAVDEACTNVIKHAYANNSNQMIEVSIKVDQKKLIIIVADKGKGFNPDEIKLPDLNKSIKEGRKGGLGLCLIKTLMDKVEFEIKPGSKTQVKMIKYIS